A single Cnuibacter physcomitrellae DNA region contains:
- a CDS encoding SDR family NAD(P)-dependent oxidoreductase, with product MARVFITGSTDGLGLAAARTLIEDGHDVVLHARSEARAAHLGDIRRRASGIAIGDLSSAEETLSVAEQVDDIGRMDAVIHNAGIGYREPRRIATVDGHAHLLAINVLAPYLLTCRMRRPDRLVYLSSGMHRGGDSSLTDLDWTARPWNGTQAYSDSKLLDAALALAVARLWPDVRSNAVEPGWVATKMGGSSAPDDLAQGHVTQAWLAAGDDPAAQVTGEYLYHRQPRRILPIARDTAFQDALLEELRRLTGVSLPRVTQPA from the coding sequence GTGGCACGCGTCTTCATCACCGGATCGACCGACGGCCTCGGCCTCGCGGCGGCCCGCACGCTGATCGAGGACGGGCACGACGTCGTGCTCCATGCGCGGAGCGAGGCCCGCGCCGCGCACCTCGGCGACATCCGCCGCCGCGCCTCCGGCATCGCGATCGGCGACCTCTCGAGCGCGGAGGAGACCCTCTCGGTCGCCGAGCAGGTCGACGACATCGGGCGGATGGACGCGGTGATCCACAACGCGGGCATCGGCTACCGCGAGCCCCGCCGCATCGCCACGGTCGACGGACACGCGCACCTGCTCGCCATCAACGTGCTGGCGCCCTACCTGCTCACCTGCCGGATGCGGCGGCCGGACCGCCTGGTCTACCTCAGCAGCGGCATGCACCGCGGCGGCGACTCCTCGCTGACCGACCTCGACTGGACGGCGCGTCCCTGGAACGGCACGCAGGCCTACTCCGACAGCAAGCTCCTCGACGCCGCCCTCGCGCTGGCGGTCGCCCGTCTCTGGCCCGACGTCCGCTCGAACGCCGTCGAGCCCGGATGGGTGGCCACGAAGATGGGCGGCTCGAGCGCGCCCGACGACCTCGCCCAGGGTCACGTGACGCAGGCCTGGCTCGCCGCCGGCGACGATCCGGCCGCCCAGGTCACGGGCGAGTACCTCTACCATCGGCAGCCGCGGCGGATCCTGCCGATCGCCCGGGACACGGCGTTCCAGGACGCGCTGCTCGAGGAGCTGCGGCGCCTGACCGGAGTCAGCCTTCCGCGGGTGACCCAGCCGGCGTGA
- a CDS encoding helix-turn-helix transcriptional regulator, translated as MGEDRDNPLGEYLKARRALVSPAQVGLPGGPNRRVSGLRREEVALLAGISADYYLRLERGRDANPSAQVLEALARVLQLDDVERDYLLGLTAPRPRTRPRRRPERVPARVHDLLASIGVPAFVEGRTYDVLASNALAVAFSPRLQPGRNRLRDLLLDPEEQAFQSDWAAAADAFIATFRGSVGDSTNDARVIEIVGELSVASERFRAAWARHDVRALDGGATTVHHPLLGDLQILRDKLPIGDVILVVYYAEEGSESAEKLTLLGSLAAPSAATPRAGTASSDAGGAVTPAGSPAEG; from the coding sequence ATGGGCGAGGACCGGGACAATCCGCTGGGCGAGTACCTGAAGGCGCGACGGGCCCTCGTCTCGCCCGCGCAGGTGGGGCTCCCGGGCGGGCCGAACCGCAGGGTATCGGGCCTTCGCCGCGAGGAGGTCGCCCTGCTCGCGGGCATCAGCGCGGACTACTACCTCCGCCTCGAGCGCGGGCGTGACGCGAACCCCTCGGCGCAGGTGCTCGAGGCCCTGGCCCGCGTGCTGCAGCTCGACGACGTGGAGCGCGACTACCTGCTCGGGCTCACCGCTCCGCGCCCGCGCACGCGTCCGCGGCGCCGGCCCGAACGGGTGCCGGCCCGCGTGCACGACCTCCTGGCCTCGATCGGCGTCCCCGCCTTCGTCGAGGGGCGCACCTACGACGTGCTCGCCTCCAACGCGCTCGCCGTGGCCTTCTCGCCCCGGCTGCAGCCCGGCCGCAACCGCCTGCGCGACCTCCTGCTCGATCCGGAGGAGCAGGCCTTCCAGAGCGATTGGGCGGCGGCCGCCGATGCGTTCATCGCGACCTTCCGGGGGTCCGTCGGCGACAGCACGAACGACGCCCGGGTCATCGAGATCGTGGGGGAGCTGTCGGTGGCGAGCGAGCGGTTCCGGGCCGCGTGGGCTCGGCACGACGTGCGCGCGCTCGACGGGGGCGCGACGACCGTGCACCATCCGCTCCTCGGCGACCTGCAGATCCTCCGCGACAAGCTCCCGATCGGAGACGTGATCCTCGTCGTGTACTACGCGGAGGAGGGCAGCGAGAGCGCGGAGAAGCTGACGCTGCTGGGCTCCCTCGCAGCCCCATCGGCCGCCACGCCGCGGGCCGGGACGGCGTCGTCGGACGCGGGCGGGGCCGTCACGCCGGCTGGGTCACCCGCGGAAGGCTGA
- a CDS encoding SDR family oxidoreductase, whose product MDISTRTVFIAGGTSGIGLGLARRFAAAGSTVIVGGRRTDPVGDGIEVVGIDVTDPGSVIAARDAVLSAHPELDLVVTMAGVLLTEDLRDPAHFATAETTIEVNVLGTIRVIDAFTPHLIERGSGTVMTVSSGIGFLPFPLMATYGASKAAVHAYSEALRVQLADSGVDVVELVPPAVATTPENKQLNPHALDLEDFLDEVMDLLSADPTPDEVLVQGVQMHRWAERDGTYADLVAQRSVILQRLRAQ is encoded by the coding sequence ATGGACATCTCCACACGCACCGTCTTCATCGCGGGAGGCACCTCGGGGATCGGTCTCGGGCTCGCCCGGCGCTTCGCCGCCGCGGGCAGCACCGTGATCGTCGGGGGCCGCCGCACCGACCCCGTCGGCGACGGCATCGAGGTCGTCGGGATCGACGTCACCGACCCCGGCTCGGTCATCGCCGCTCGCGACGCGGTGCTCAGCGCGCATCCGGAGCTCGACCTCGTCGTCACGATGGCCGGCGTGCTCCTCACGGAGGATCTGCGCGACCCCGCACACTTCGCCACCGCGGAGACCACGATCGAGGTCAACGTGCTCGGCACCATCCGCGTGATCGACGCCTTCACACCCCACCTCATCGAGCGCGGCAGCGGCACCGTCATGACGGTGAGCTCGGGGATCGGCTTCCTGCCGTTCCCGCTGATGGCGACCTACGGTGCGTCGAAGGCCGCCGTGCACGCCTACTCCGAGGCCCTCCGGGTCCAGCTCGCGGACTCCGGGGTGGACGTCGTCGAGCTCGTCCCGCCCGCCGTCGCGACGACCCCGGAGAACAAGCAGCTGAATCCTCACGCGCTCGACCTCGAGGACTTCCTGGACGAGGTGATGGACCTGCTCAGCGCGGATCCCACGCCCGACGAGGTGCTCGTGCAGGGCGTTCAGATGCACCGCTGGGCGGAGCGCGACGGCACGTACGCCGACCTCGTGGCCCAGCGCTCCGTCATCCTGCAGCGCCTGCGCGCGCAGTGA
- a CDS encoding DUF6328 family protein, with amino-acid sequence MAASDTEEQDAVPGDGRDETPNERYDRNWSELLQEFRVLQTGTQILAGFLLTLPFQQRFTELDPFEVGVYLALVVLSVVVTLLALAPLALHRLLFRRRAKRALVDAASRILLVCLGAASLLFAGVAMFVFDFVLGRTAGIVAGVAVFAVIVVIWVIVPAVMRSALRADPDDERDADDERRPDGGQHRAR; translated from the coding sequence ATGGCCGCTTCCGACACCGAGGAGCAGGACGCCGTACCCGGCGACGGGCGGGACGAGACGCCCAACGAGCGGTACGACCGCAACTGGAGCGAGCTCCTGCAGGAGTTCCGGGTGCTCCAGACGGGCACGCAGATCCTGGCCGGGTTCCTGCTCACGCTGCCGTTCCAGCAGCGCTTCACCGAGCTCGACCCGTTCGAGGTGGGCGTCTACCTCGCGCTCGTCGTGCTCTCGGTCGTGGTCACACTCCTCGCCCTCGCACCGCTTGCCCTGCACCGGCTGCTGTTCCGACGGCGGGCCAAGCGTGCGCTCGTCGACGCGGCCAGCCGCATCCTGCTCGTCTGCCTGGGCGCCGCGTCGCTGCTGTTCGCCGGCGTGGCGATGTTCGTGTTCGACTTCGTGCTCGGCCGGACGGCCGGCATCGTGGCGGGCGTCGCGGTGTTCGCCGTCATCGTCGTGATCTGGGTGATCGTCCCGGCCGTGATGCGCTCCGCCCTGCGCGCCGATCCCGACGACGAGCGGGACGCCGACGACGAGCGCCGCCCCGACGGCGGCCAGCACCGCGCGAGGTAG
- a CDS encoding anthranilate synthase component I family protein: MPAATTPLCVSAPWVDPEAVFRALHADSGDVFWLDSGSDAVSGRSYLGESQRTVSGTSVPPEVADLALGRGPAGNPALTAGWVGWVSYEAACRMLAPPGERTGPVRSTGQAPDVVLLRATRMLVFDHADRTLEVCTASDTADDRAWVEHTLARLASLEPDASAGTSAETSAETPAETSAGAENGASRRARWRHSEDAYLALISRCQEAIARGDAYQLCLTNTATVEGVDLEDAASVYLRLRRGSPAHHGGFVRAAGAALLSSSPEQFVRVTADGLLTTKPIKGTRPRGSTPELDARAAAELAADPKERAENVMIVDLLRNDVSRLAHPGSVRVPELLAVESYRHVHQLVSTVEGRMRAGLAVGDLLGAVLPPGSMTGTPKQSAVRILADLERGPRGVYSGAFGFIDDGGAIDLAVVIRSITVAGGRATVGSGGGITSDSVPERELAEVALKATPLLAALGASAAGSSDIRPKASPPDADGARSA; encoded by the coding sequence ATGCCCGCCGCGACGACGCCGCTCTGCGTGAGTGCGCCCTGGGTCGATCCGGAGGCCGTCTTCCGCGCGCTCCACGCGGACTCGGGCGACGTGTTCTGGCTCGACAGCGGGTCGGATGCGGTGAGCGGCCGGTCCTACCTCGGCGAGTCGCAGCGGACGGTGTCGGGCACGAGCGTGCCGCCCGAGGTCGCGGACCTCGCGCTCGGGCGCGGACCCGCGGGCAACCCCGCGCTGACGGCGGGATGGGTGGGCTGGGTCTCCTACGAGGCCGCCTGCCGGATGCTCGCTCCCCCGGGCGAGAGAACCGGCCCGGTCCGCTCGACGGGGCAGGCGCCCGACGTCGTCCTGCTCCGCGCCACACGGATGCTCGTGTTCGACCATGCGGATCGGACGCTCGAGGTGTGCACCGCATCCGACACCGCCGACGACCGCGCCTGGGTCGAGCACACCCTCGCCCGGTTGGCGTCGCTGGAGCCCGACGCGAGCGCCGGGACGAGCGCCGAGACGAGCGCTGAGACGCCCGCCGAGACGAGTGCCGGCGCGGAGAACGGCGCGAGCAGGCGGGCGCGATGGCGGCACTCCGAGGACGCCTACCTCGCGCTCATCTCCCGCTGCCAGGAGGCGATCGCCCGCGGTGACGCGTACCAGCTCTGCCTGACGAACACCGCCACCGTGGAGGGGGTGGACCTCGAGGACGCGGCGTCCGTCTATCTCCGGCTGCGCCGCGGCTCGCCCGCCCATCACGGCGGTTTCGTGCGCGCCGCCGGTGCGGCGCTGCTCAGCTCCTCGCCCGAGCAGTTCGTCCGCGTCACCGCCGACGGCCTGCTCACCACCAAACCCATCAAGGGCACACGTCCCCGTGGATCGACGCCCGAGCTCGACGCTCGCGCGGCCGCCGAGCTCGCCGCCGATCCGAAGGAGCGGGCGGAGAACGTGATGATCGTCGACCTGCTCCGCAACGACGTCTCGCGCCTGGCCCACCCGGGGTCCGTCCGAGTCCCCGAGCTCCTGGCCGTCGAGTCGTACCGACACGTGCATCAGCTCGTGAGCACGGTGGAGGGACGGATGCGCGCCGGCCTCGCCGTCGGGGACCTGCTCGGGGCCGTCCTGCCGCCGGGTTCGATGACGGGCACCCCCAAGCAGAGCGCCGTCCGTATCCTCGCTGATCTCGAGCGGGGACCGCGCGGCGTCTACTCGGGAGCGTTCGGATTCATCGACGACGGGGGTGCGATCGACCTCGCCGTGGTGATCCGCAGCATCACGGTCGCCGGCGGGCGGGCGACCGTCGGCTCGGGCGGGGGCATCACGTCCGACTCCGTGCCGGAGCGGGAGCTCGCGGAGGTGGCGCTCAAGGCGACACCCCTGCTCGCCGCGCTCGGCGCGAGTGCGGCCGGCTCGAGCGACATCCGACCGAAAGCCTCCCCGCCCGATGCCGACGGCGCGAGGTCGGCGTAG
- a CDS encoding type 1 glutamine amidotransferase domain-containing protein, protein MTDFAGRRILAIVTNYGVEQDELVVPVEHLRGEGAQVTIAAQKDEPVQTLVGDKDPGRSVDPTTTLAEVDPDDFELLLIPGGTLNADSLRLDDDAVAIVKSFAATGRPIAAICHGPWALVQADVVSGKTLTSYPSLATDIRNAHASSWVDEEVVLDRANGYTLITSRTPKDLDAFTGRIDEVLSSQSQHA, encoded by the coding sequence ATGACTGACTTCGCAGGCCGACGCATCCTCGCGATCGTGACGAACTACGGCGTCGAGCAGGACGAGCTCGTCGTGCCCGTCGAGCATCTCCGCGGCGAGGGCGCGCAAGTGACCATCGCCGCCCAGAAGGACGAACCCGTGCAGACGCTCGTGGGAGACAAGGACCCGGGACGCTCGGTCGACCCGACCACCACCCTGGCCGAGGTGGACCCCGACGACTTCGAGCTGCTCCTCATCCCCGGCGGCACGCTCAACGCCGACTCGCTGCGCCTGGACGACGACGCGGTCGCGATCGTGAAGTCCTTCGCGGCGACGGGTCGTCCCATCGCCGCCATCTGCCACGGCCCCTGGGCGCTCGTGCAGGCCGACGTCGTGTCGGGCAAGACGCTCACCTCCTACCCCTCGCTCGCCACCGACATCCGCAATGCCCACGCGTCGAGCTGGGTCGACGAGGAGGTCGTGCTCGACCGCGCGAACGGGTACACGCTCATCACCTCGCGCACCCCGAAGGACCTCGACGCCTTCACAGGGCGGATCGACGAGGTGCTCTCGTCGCAGTCGCAGCACGCCTGA
- a CDS encoding response regulator, whose amino-acid sequence MTELRVLIIDDDFRVAGLHRDAVAAQPGLLPLEPVRTAAEAMTALREHRPDLVLADVYLPDGDGIEIVRASRVDAFVLSAAAEPATVRRAFSAGAVDFLVKPFETRALGDRLARWVRYRNLLSTGEALTQDRIDRAQAILHPAPEPGSLTRSSTERTVLDALGTDDASASDVAERCGVSRATAQRHLTALAAQGLVEVSLRYGATGRPEHRFRVSS is encoded by the coding sequence GTGACGGAACTGAGGGTGCTCATCATCGACGACGACTTCCGGGTCGCCGGACTCCATCGCGACGCGGTGGCCGCCCAACCCGGATTGCTCCCCCTCGAGCCCGTCCGCACCGCGGCGGAGGCGATGACCGCGCTGCGCGAGCACCGTCCCGACCTGGTGCTGGCGGACGTGTACCTCCCCGACGGCGATGGGATCGAGATCGTCCGAGCGTCGCGGGTCGACGCCTTCGTGCTGTCGGCCGCCGCCGAGCCGGCGACCGTCCGCCGGGCCTTCTCGGCCGGCGCGGTCGACTTCCTGGTCAAGCCGTTCGAGACACGGGCGCTGGGGGATCGTCTGGCCCGCTGGGTCCGCTATCGCAACCTGCTCTCGACTGGGGAGGCGCTGACCCAGGACCGCATCGACCGGGCGCAGGCGATCCTTCATCCGGCGCCTGAGCCCGGATCCCTCACGCGCAGCTCGACCGAGCGCACGGTCCTCGACGCGCTCGGGACGGACGACGCCTCGGCGAGCGACGTCGCGGAGAGGTGCGGCGTCTCGCGGGCGACCGCGCAGCGTCACCTCACCGCTCTGGCGGCGCAGGGGCTCGTCGAGGTCAGCCTCCGCTACGGCGCGACCGGCCGGCCGGAGCACCGCTTCCGCGTGAGCTCGTGA
- a CDS encoding sensor histidine kinase: MRFSTRVLLLQLATQACVVVVCSAVFLWFGVQQLRAEADSSALNIARAVAESPEVRDLVAAYSADPGTPDAADLRDGPLQAYATGVTSRTEGLFVVITDDHGIRLAHPNPDRLGEVVSTSFDDALAGREVVTWETGTLGESARAKVPVYAPDPSGRPIGEVSVGFERASVFDDLPSVIGAAAITLLLALGLGTVAALLIRRRLERVTVGVQPEELVALVQTQAAVLEDSDDGVIALDPDGVVRVCTRAAARLLALDDPVGRTLDSLGLSRQLEDALLEGAPDGLSAAGRILYIDTRPVHRGGRLLGTSAVIRDRTDLLALSERLDSVRSLSDALRVQRHEFANRLHTLAGLLDAGRDDEARRFLDELTDRGSVAYRVEGLDQLADPLVASFLGSKAIAAAERGVELRVGETSLLRSQLTELEDPLAVLGNLIDNAITAAAAGREPRWVEVTLLDDGDELVVTVADSGRGLTDESAVFTRPPAEDGPDAIHGHGIGLPLSREFARRRGGDVWVVDPGGPEHGAVFGVRMPGVLGDMGAGPDAGDGRARQRGPER; this comes from the coding sequence ATGCGGTTCTCCACCCGGGTGCTGCTGCTCCAGCTCGCGACCCAGGCCTGCGTCGTCGTGGTCTGCAGCGCGGTCTTCCTCTGGTTCGGAGTGCAGCAGCTGCGCGCCGAGGCCGACTCGTCGGCGCTCAACATCGCCCGCGCGGTCGCCGAGTCGCCCGAGGTGCGCGACCTCGTCGCCGCCTACTCCGCCGATCCGGGCACACCCGACGCCGCCGACCTCCGCGACGGTCCTCTCCAGGCGTACGCGACGGGGGTGACCTCGCGCACGGAGGGGCTCTTCGTCGTGATCACCGACGACCACGGCATCCGCCTCGCCCACCCCAACCCCGACCGCCTCGGCGAGGTGGTGAGCACGAGCTTCGACGACGCCCTGGCGGGCCGCGAGGTCGTCACCTGGGAGACGGGGACCCTCGGAGAGTCCGCGAGGGCGAAGGTGCCCGTCTACGCGCCCGATCCGTCGGGACGACCCATCGGCGAGGTGAGCGTGGGCTTCGAGCGCGCGAGCGTGTTCGACGACCTGCCCTCGGTCATCGGCGCCGCCGCGATCACGCTCCTGCTCGCGCTGGGGCTGGGGACGGTGGCGGCCCTGCTCATCCGCCGGCGTCTCGAGCGGGTCACCGTGGGGGTGCAGCCGGAGGAGCTGGTGGCCCTGGTGCAGACCCAGGCGGCCGTGCTCGAGGACTCCGACGACGGGGTGATCGCCCTCGACCCCGACGGGGTCGTGCGGGTGTGCACGAGAGCGGCCGCCCGCCTTCTCGCGCTCGACGATCCGGTCGGGAGGACGCTGGACTCGCTCGGCCTGTCGAGGCAGCTCGAGGACGCGCTGCTCGAGGGAGCGCCGGACGGACTCTCGGCCGCGGGACGCATCCTCTACATCGACACCCGGCCGGTGCACCGAGGAGGGCGGCTGCTCGGCACGTCCGCGGTCATCCGCGATCGCACGGATCTGCTCGCGCTGTCCGAGCGGCTCGACAGCGTGCGCTCCCTGAGCGATGCGCTTCGGGTCCAGCGGCACGAGTTCGCCAACCGGCTCCACACGCTCGCCGGCCTCCTCGACGCGGGGCGGGACGACGAGGCCCGCCGGTTCCTCGACGAGCTGACGGACCGCGGCTCGGTCGCCTACCGGGTCGAGGGCCTCGACCAGCTGGCGGATCCGCTGGTCGCGTCGTTCCTCGGGAGCAAGGCGATCGCCGCAGCCGAGCGCGGGGTGGAGCTCCGGGTGGGCGAGACCTCCCTGCTGCGCTCGCAGCTCACCGAGCTGGAGGATCCGCTCGCGGTGCTCGGCAACCTCATCGACAACGCGATCACCGCGGCCGCAGCGGGGCGCGAACCGCGCTGGGTCGAGGTGACGCTCCTCGACGACGGGGATGAGCTCGTCGTCACGGTCGCCGACTCGGGTCGCGGTCTGACCGACGAGTCCGCCGTCTTCACACGCCCGCCGGCGGAGGACGGACCCGACGCGATCCACGGGCACGGCATCGGGCTGCCGCTCTCGCGGGAGTTCGCCCGGCGCCGCGGCGGCGACGTGTGGGTGGTCGACCCCGGCGGACCGGAGCACGGCGCCGTGTTCGGCGTGCGGATGCCGGGCGTGCTCGGGGACATGGGCGCGGGGCCCGACGCGGGCGACGGCCGGGCACGGCAGAGAGGACCGGAACGGTGA
- a CDS encoding CitMHS family transporter, with product MGTIRAEDAEYTVAFIPPDGVLVILGFAMVLVFMALIMTKRLTPMVALITVPAVFGLFAGAGLGLGDMVLDAIKSMAPTAALLMFAIMYFGIMIDVGLFDPLIRWITRLLGNDPAKVVVGTALLAGAVSLDGDGSTTFIITTSAMLPLYLRLGMSPVVLTCVAGLMNGTMNIVPWGGPTVRAATALGLEPTDIFVPMLPSLAAGIIVSLGFAWFLGLAERKRLGGSVDLSRMDSSGEGPLGGPRLVRGAGGRPGAAVSLRTGSMVAVRGARVSVPVAQVIEGDTAMADTILDPQRPTLRPKLIWFNLALTIAVMVVLVIDVFPLAFVFMIGAAIALIVNFPKLKTQADEIVAHAPSIVGVVSMVLAAGVLVGVLNGTGMVDAMATWVTEVIPSSLGPFMAVITGVLSIPFTFFMSNDAFYFGILPILAESASSYGIDPVEMARASITGQPVHLQSPLVPAILLLVSLAGVNLGDHHRKVLWRAVIVSLVMLVVGVLVGAIPFLG from the coding sequence ATGGGCACCATACGAGCAGAGGACGCCGAGTACACCGTCGCCTTCATCCCGCCGGACGGCGTCCTGGTCATCCTGGGGTTCGCGATGGTCCTCGTCTTCATGGCGCTGATCATGACGAAGCGCCTCACGCCGATGGTCGCCCTCATCACGGTGCCGGCGGTGTTCGGCCTCTTCGCCGGAGCCGGGCTCGGCCTCGGCGACATGGTGCTCGACGCCATCAAGAGCATGGCCCCCACCGCGGCACTGCTCATGTTCGCGATCATGTACTTCGGCATCATGATCGACGTGGGTCTGTTCGACCCGCTCATCCGGTGGATCACGCGGCTGCTCGGCAACGACCCCGCCAAGGTCGTCGTCGGCACCGCCCTCCTCGCCGGCGCGGTCTCGCTCGACGGCGACGGGTCGACGACCTTCATCATCACGACCTCGGCGATGCTGCCGCTCTACCTCCGCCTGGGGATGAGCCCCGTCGTGCTCACCTGCGTGGCCGGTCTCATGAACGGCACGATGAACATCGTCCCCTGGGGCGGTCCGACCGTGCGCGCTGCGACCGCGCTCGGCCTGGAGCCGACCGACATCTTCGTGCCCATGCTCCCCTCCCTGGCGGCCGGGATCATCGTCTCGCTCGGGTTCGCCTGGTTCCTCGGGCTCGCCGAGCGCAAGCGTCTGGGCGGCAGCGTCGACCTGTCGAGGATGGACTCGTCCGGAGAGGGTCCGCTCGGCGGACCGCGCCTGGTGCGCGGGGCGGGCGGCCGTCCCGGCGCCGCGGTCTCCCTCCGCACGGGCAGCATGGTCGCGGTGCGCGGGGCTCGCGTCAGCGTGCCGGTCGCCCAGGTGATCGAGGGCGACACCGCGATGGCCGACACCATCCTCGACCCCCAGCGGCCGACACTCCGCCCGAAGCTCATCTGGTTCAACCTGGCTCTGACGATCGCGGTGATGGTCGTGCTCGTCATCGACGTCTTCCCGCTCGCCTTCGTCTTCATGATCGGCGCCGCGATCGCCCTCATCGTGAACTTCCCGAAGCTCAAGACGCAGGCCGACGAGATCGTCGCCCACGCGCCCAGCATCGTCGGCGTGGTGTCGATGGTGCTCGCCGCCGGCGTCCTGGTCGGGGTCCTGAACGGGACCGGCATGGTGGATGCGATGGCGACCTGGGTGACCGAGGTCATCCCCTCCTCGCTCGGCCCGTTCATGGCGGTCATCACGGGGGTGCTCTCGATCCCGTTCACGTTCTTCATGTCGAACGACGCGTTCTACTTCGGGATCCTGCCGATCCTGGCCGAGAGCGCGTCCTCCTACGGCATCGACCCCGTCGAGATGGCCCGCGCCTCGATCACCGGACAGCCGGTGCACCTGCAGAGCCCGCTCGTCCCCGCCATCCTGCTGCTGGTGTCGCTCGCGGGGGTGAACCTCGGAGACCACCACAGGAAGGTGCTGTGGCGGGCGGTCATCGTGTCGCTCGTGATGCTCGTCGTCGGCGTGCTGGTGGGGGCGATCCCCTTCCTCGGCTGA
- a CDS encoding TetR/AcrR family transcriptional regulator encodes MPTLTPPSSRAPHGARAPRAPRAPRKDALENRAAILDAAAAVFRRDPEAAIDAVAAEAGLSRRAVYGHFSSRDDLLAELLERGGRRISDALTGVRHDDPRIHLALIGGALYGQVAEVKVLASSLLHSPLEQLAGGALQPVRRSVREAVVRGAGAGDFRDDLDPEALARLVEDAAIAVLDEAVRSELAHDEARRLVMSVGLSVAGLAWREAVDVADAAIALMPTAGGAA; translated from the coding sequence GTGCCCACGCTCACACCCCCGTCTTCTCGCGCCCCGCACGGTGCGCGAGCGCCCCGCGCCCCCCGCGCGCCGCGGAAGGACGCGCTCGAGAACCGCGCAGCCATCCTCGACGCCGCCGCCGCGGTCTTCCGCCGCGATCCGGAGGCCGCGATCGACGCCGTCGCCGCGGAGGCGGGCCTCAGCCGGCGCGCCGTGTACGGCCACTTCTCCTCCCGAGACGATCTGCTCGCCGAGCTCCTGGAGCGCGGGGGACGCCGCATCTCCGACGCCCTCACCGGCGTCCGGCACGACGATCCGCGCATCCATCTCGCGCTCATCGGCGGCGCCCTCTACGGTCAGGTCGCCGAGGTGAAGGTGCTGGCAAGCTCGCTGCTGCACAGCCCGCTCGAGCAGCTGGCCGGAGGCGCGCTGCAGCCGGTGCGGCGCTCGGTGCGCGAGGCGGTGGTCCGCGGCGCCGGCGCGGGCGACTTCCGCGACGACCTCGACCCCGAGGCACTGGCACGGCTCGTGGAGGATGCGGCGATCGCCGTCCTCGACGAGGCGGTCCGCAGCGAGCTCGCCCACGACGAGGCCCGTCGTCTGGTGATGTCGGTGGGGCTCTCGGTCGCCGGCCTCGCCTGGCGCGAGGCGGTCGACGTCGCCGACGCCGCGATCGCGCTCATGCCCACGGCCGGAGGTGCGGCATGA